The Impatiens glandulifera chromosome 3, dImpGla2.1, whole genome shotgun sequence genome contains a region encoding:
- the LOC124931241 gene encoding E3 ubiquitin-protein ligase BIG BROTHER-like → MMRNGDHHIDAITAAEILENMKDFCSEHGDLNCEELLLHQESLYQSIKGNERNIGRRSNPVQNIQHNDSSRQGSIDSQLVLDEALARTLQEMEDGIDDLSLSQTPSTSTGHRDVSARAAPSMAVNQGIPEDDIDPDNMTYEQLQFLGEAVGAQSRGLPEHLISRLPKFKYSTGIFKKQKKEDCVICFTTYKRGDKLIALPCAHQYHSDCISLWLRQKKNCPMCLKEVSEQ, encoded by the exons ATGATGAGGAATGGGGATCATCATATAGATGCTATAACCGCAGCTGAAATTTTGGAGAATATGAAGGATTTTTGCTCTGAACATGGCGATCTTAATTGTGAAGAGCTCCTTCTACACCAG GAAAGTCTTTATCAATCAATTAAAGGAAATGAAAGGAACATTGGTAGGAGATCCAATCCTGTCCAGAATATTCAGCACAACGACTCTTCAAGGCAAGGAAGCATAGATTCCCAATTAGTTCTGGATGAAGCTTTAGCTAGAACCTTACAGGAGATGGAGGATGGCATTGATGATTTGAGCTTATCCCAAACCCCTAGTACTTCTACAG GACATAGAGATGTTAGTGCCAGAGCAGCTCCTTCCATG GCTGTGAATCAGGGCATTCCAGAGGATGATATTGATCCTGATAATATGACTTATGAA CAACTACAATTTCTTGGGGAAGCTGTTGGTGCTCAGAGTAGAGGGCTGCCGGAACATCTCATCTCCAGATTACCTAAATTCAAGTACAGCACAGGAATCTTCAAGAAACAGAAAAAAGAAGA TTGTGTGATTTGCTTCACAACCTACAAACGTGGAGATAAGTTGATTGCCTTGCCTTGTGCACATCAATATCATTCAGATTGCATCTCACTGTGGTTGAGACAAAAGAAG AACTGTCCCATGTGCCTAAAAGAGGTATCTGAGCAGTGA